One genomic window of Lytechinus variegatus isolate NC3 chromosome 1, Lvar_3.0, whole genome shotgun sequence includes the following:
- the LOC121430006 gene encoding NXPE family member 3-like, with protein MVQGHIHFYLFHRQKMPLAAQGVDFVTVTERDKNLTTPGHCYNDELPPCSIGSHNISAPLAAGFFLKAQWYSNFCRLGSFAIPETLKCLSNKNLYFHGDSTARQYYEYLVKVLKSTLKPNPPTKQSNWKVGPSLAEDKVNNFTVHYRHHGYPIRNNWTDASEVQYIEEALDTLEATSDTIYMFTIWAHLTTVDMSFYEHRVKRIKAAVERLHRRSPGTLVVIKSANTRAHSGTSSLTMSDWYARELDLKLRDIFKDYDKKIGFIDQWSMVVGFSNKDAVHPGEGIIKSGMRILLSYICP; from the exons ATGGTCCAAG gCCATATACATTTTTACTTATTTCACAGACAGAAGATGCCTTTAGCAGCACAGGGAGTTGACTTTGTAACTGTGACTGAGAGAGACAAAA ATCTAACGACTCCGGGTCACTGTTATAACGATGAGCTTCCTCCATGCAGTATTGGGTCTCATAATATTTCTGCTCCTTTGGCTGCGGGCTTTTTCCTGAAAGCCCAGTGGTATTCAAACTTCTGTCGTCTTGGTAGCTTTGCCATCCCCGAAACCTTGAAGTGTCTCTCCAATAAAAACCTTTACTTCCATGGTGACTCGACTGCCAGACAGTATTATGAATATCTCGTGAAAGTTCTGAAAAGTACTCTTAAACCTAATCCACCCACGAAACAATCAAATTGGAAAGTTGGCCCTTCACTGGCTGAAGACAAAGTCAATAATTTTACAGTTCATTATCGCCATCACGGATACCCGATCCGTAATAACTGGACCGATGCCTCCGAAGTGCAGTATATTGAAGAAGCTCTCGATACGCTAGAAGCAACGTCTGATACAATCTACATGTTTACAATATGGGCGCATCTAACCACAGTAGACATGTCTTTCTACGAGCATCGAGTGAAAAGGATAAAAGCTGCTGTGGAAAGATTACACCGCCGGAGCCCGGGAACACTTGTCGTCATTAAAAGTGCGAATACCCGCGCGCACTCGGGCACGTCTTCCTTAACAATGAGTGATTGGTACGCAAGAGAATTGGATTTGAAACTCAGAGATATATTCAAAGACTACGATAAGAAAATAGGTTTCATAGATCAGTGGTCGATGGTGGTTGGGTTCTCAAATAAAGATGCTGTTCACCCAGGTGAAGGAATCATAAAAAGTGGAATGCGTATACTGCTCTCATATATTTgtccttaa